One Setaria viridis chromosome 5, Setaria_viridis_v4.0, whole genome shotgun sequence genomic region harbors:
- the LOC117855181 gene encoding bifunctional riboflavin kinase/FMN phosphatase, translating into MAAAHQVSAVIFDLDGTLLDTERATRDVLNEFLASYEKVPDPEKEEKRLGQMYMESTTGIIRDYGLPLTVEEYSKAMHPLYLKRWQKAKPLPGVKRLVKHLYKNGVPLALASNSIRRNIDQKLPKLEDWGECFSVILGGDQVPNGKPSPDIFLEAAKRLGVNPSSCLVIEDSVVGVKGAKASGAKAVAVPSLQSQRKHYYIADIILYSLLDFDPELWGLPPFEDRVHGVLPIDPLLSTAQIGDRILNNLHRVISDVHTYECIPDQISGIYMGWARSKVHGFSKVVIGTGWDFSQQTVERVMVVEFLDSTGKIETEPVKLLVIGYIRKLQSTDDMLQALSVTDEDRSIARDGLDLPTFSEYAHDLHFP; encoded by the exons ATGGCAGCGGCACACCAGGTCTCCGCCGTGATCTTCGACCTCGACGGCACCCTCCTGGACACAG AGAGGGCGACGAGGGATGTCTTGAACGAATTCTTGGCGTCGTACGAGAAGGTCCCTGACccggagaaggaagagaagaggctggGCCAGATGTACATGGAATCCACCACCGGGATCATCAGAGATTACGGGCTGCCGCTGACCGTCGAGGAGTACTCCAAGGCGATGCATCCACTCTACCTGAAAAG GTGGCAAAAGGCAAAGCCGCTTCCAGGAGTGAAGAGGCTTGTCAAGCATCTTTACAAGAATGGAGTGCCACTCGCACTTGCTTCAAACTCCATCAGGAGAAATATTGATCAAAAGCTTCCGAAACTAGAAG ATTGGGGAGAGTGTTTTTCTGTTATTCTTGGTGGAGATCAAGTCCCTAATGGAAAACCTTCCCCTGACAT ATTTCTGGAAGCTGCAAAGAGACTTGGCGTAAatccatcatcatgcttggtcATAGAAGATTCTGT CGTTGGAGTCAAGGGTGCCAAGGCTTCTGGGGCAAAGGCAGTTGCAGTACCATCACTTCAAAGTCAAAGGAAGCACTATTACATTGCCGATATCATCCTCTATTCGCTTTTGGACTTCGATCCTGAGCTGTGGGGTCTTCCTCCATTTGAAGATC GCGTCCATGGTGTTTTGCCCATTGATCCCTTACTTTCAACTGCTCAAATAGGTGATAGGATTTTAAACAATCTTCATAGGGTAATTTCAG ACGTACATACCTACGAATGTATTCCTGACCAAATatcaggaatttatatgggttGGGCCAGGTCCAAAGTGCATGGATTCTCTAAGGTGGTCATTGGTACTGGGTGGGACTTTTCACAGCAGACCGTCGAGAGAGTGATG GTAGTAGAGTTTCTTGATTCCACTGGCAAGATTGAAACAGAGCCTGTGAAGCTTCTTGTAATTGGTTACATCCGGAAGCTACAAAGCACA GATGATATGTTGCAAGCTTTAAGTGTAACTGACGAAGACAGGAGCATTGCAAGGGATGGACTGGACCTCCCAACTTTCTCTGAATATGCCCACGACCTTCATTTTCCCTGA
- the LOC117855225 gene encoding dof zinc finger protein 5 yields MLSHVEMAPAAGGFKLFGKVITQCAESAPPVAAVPPQEAAASRSTAFARERDDPDERDQPMVKREAAADHDELVEKQQQDSGGGGAVESGESKGQQHPRPRQQQHQDTAEARAAAAASSAPPLPCPRCRSRNTKFCYFNNYNVNQPRHFCKDCHRYWTAGGALRNVPVGAGRRKNRPLGPVVAAGAVPTHHLHHQHRAAAVAAAAAAAGAGFVLGFPGQHPSSPTSPSPIYAERWPVCPDRRF; encoded by the coding sequence ATGCTGTCCCACGTCGAGATGGCCCCCGCGGCCGGCGGGTTCAAGCTCTTCGGCAAGGTCATCACGCAGTGCGCCGAGAGCGccccgccggtggcggcggtgccgccgcaggaagcggcggcgtcgaggagcaCGGCGTTCGCGCGGGAGAGGGACGACCCGGACGAGCGGGACCAGCCGATGGTcaagcgggaggcggcggcggaccacGACGAGTTGGtcgagaagcagcagcaggactccggcggcggcggggcggtcgAGAGCGGGGAGAGCAAAGGGCAGCAGCACCCGCGcccgcggcagcagcagcaccaggacaccgcggaggcgcgcgcggccgcggccgcttcctcggcgccgccgctgccgtgcccGCGCTGCCGGAGCCGGAACACCAAGTTCTGCTACTTCAACAACTACAACGTCAACCAGCCGCGCCACTTCTGCAAGGATTGCCACCGCTACTGGACCGCGGGCGGCGCGCTCCGCAACGTCCccgtcggcgccggccgccgcaagAACCGGCCCCTCggccccgtcgtcgccgccggcgccgtgccaACCCACCACCTGCACCACCAgcaccgcgcggcggcggtggccgcagccgcagccgccgccggcgcgggttTCGTCCTCGGCTTCCCCGGCCAGCATCCTTCCTCCccgacctcgccgtcgccgatctACGCCGAGCGGTGGCCGGTCTGCCCCGACCGCCGGTTCTGA
- the LOC117858981 gene encoding heavy metal-associated isoprenylated plant protein 28, with translation MTLVEMCVHMDCPGCEKKVRKAVERLEGVHDVEVDMAQQKVTVNGDVEQKKVLKAVRRTGRRAVLWPQPFAAGGGAHVLAQQQLMYQPGAAALEHGVHAARPGSSYNYHKHGYDDSRLYGAYYHHGANSAVAGTRATDYFSDENAQGCYVM, from the exons ATGACA CTCGTGGAGATGTGCGTGCACATGGACTGCCCGGGGTGCGAGAAGAAGGTCCGGAAGGCGGTGGAGCGGCTGGAGGGCGTGCACGACGTGGAGGTCGACATGGCGCAGCAGAAGGTGACGGTGAACGGGGACGTGGAGCAGAAGAAGGTGCTCAAGGCGGTGCGGCGGACGGGGCGGCGCGCCGTGCTGTGGCCGCAGCCcttcgccgcgggcggcggcgcgcacgtCCTGGCGCAGCAGCAGCTCATGTACCAGCCcggagcggcggcgctggagcacGGCGTCCACGCGGCGCGCCCGGGGTCCTCGTACAACTACCACAAGCACGGCTACGACGACTCGCGCCTGTACGGCGCCTACTACCACCACGGCGCCAACTCGGCCGTCGCTGGCACCAGGGCCACCGACTACTTCAGCGACGAGAACGCGCAGGGGTGCTACGTCATGTGA